The sequence TGACGGCGTGGTGGACGAAGTATGGAAAGAGCGTGCCGGCGAAAGCGCGAGCGCGGGGCCGCAAGGCCAGGCGCGGTTGATCTGTGCATGGAGATGCGAGCGCAAGTCGATGATGCCATCATGCCCCTGTTTTGCCCGACGGCGCAACCGGGACAGTCCGTAGCCCGGATGGAGCGTAAGCGTAATCCGGGGGCCGGCGGTGCGTTGCGCGAGAATCCCGGATTTCGCTCGCGCTTCATCCGGGCTACGGCCGGAGATTTTTGCCCACGCGTAAGCCGTTGATTTCACAACCCCCGCCTACTGTGCATGGGGTTGTTTTCGCTTTTTTGTTTTGGAGGGGCTTTAGCCTGCCCCGAGCGCTACCGCGAAATTGTACGTCACGAGGCTAGCGGCATAGGCCAGCACAAGCATGTAGGTGAAGGTGACGGCCATCCATCCCCAGCTTCCGGTCTCGCGCCGGATCACGGCCAGCGTCGAGGCGCATTGGGGCGCGAAGATGTACCAGGCCAGCATCGACAGCGCGGTAGCGAGCGACCATTTCGTCGCCAGCACCTGGCCGATCTGCTCGGCCGCTTCCTTGCCGCCTTCGATGGCGTAGACCGTGCCGAGCGCGGCGACCGCGACCTCGCGGGCGGCCATCCCGGGGATCAGCGCCACCGCGATCTGCCAGTTGAAGCCGACAGGGGCGAGCAGCGGCTCGAGCGCCTTGCCGATGATGGCGGCGAGGCTGAAGTCGATGGCGGGCTCGGTGCTGCCTGCCGGCGGCTGCGGGAACGAGGCCAGGAACCAGATCAGCACCATCATCGAGAAGATCGTGGTGCCCGCGCGCTGCAAGAACATTTTTGCGCGGGTGTAGATGCCGATCGCGATCGATTTCAGCCTGGGCATCTTGTAGTCCGGCAGCTCCAGCATGAACGGCGCCGGCGCATAGTCGCGGATCATGAAGAACTTGATCACGAACGAGACGGCAAGCGCGCTGACGATGCCGGTGGTGTAGAGGCCGAACATCACGAGGCCCTGCAGGTTGATGAAGCCCCAGACGTCCCTGGCCGGAATGAAGGCGGAGATGATCAGCGTGTAGACCGGGATGCGCGCCGAGCAGGTCATCAGCGGCGCGATCAGGATCGTGGTCAGCCGGTCGCGCTTGTTGTCGATCACGCGCGTCGCCATGATGCCGGGAATGGCGCAGGCAAAGCTCGACAGCAGCGGAATGAAGGCGCGGCCGTGCAGGCCGGCGCCGCCCATGATGCGGTCCATCAGGAACGCGGCGCGCGCCATGTAGCCGAAATCTTCCAAGAGCAGGATGAACAGGAAGATGAGGATGATCTGCGGCAGGAACACGATGACGCTGCCGACGCCGGAGATCACGCCGTCCTGAAGGAAGCTCTGCAGCAGGCCGTCGGGCAGGGTGGCTTTCACGAGCTCGCCGAGCGCGTCGAACCCTGACTTGAGCAGATCCATCGCCGGCTGCGCCCAGGCGAACACCGCCTGGAACATCACGAACAGGATCAGCGCCAGCACGATGAGCCCGCCGACCGGATGCAGCACGACGGCATCGATCCGCGCGGTCCAGGTGTCGGGCTTGGCAGGCAGGCTGACGCAGTCGGCGATGATGCGGTCGGCCTCGCGCTGAGTGGCGCGCAGCTCGGAGACGCTGAGCGCGCGCCAGCTGTTCTCCTGCGGCTCGCTGGCGAGCTTGGCCGAGATCTCGTCGGTCAGCGTCAGCAGGTCGGCCGTGCCGCCCTTGCGCACCGCGATCGAGGTGACCACGGGCACGCCGAGCTCCTTGGCGAGCCGCTCGACGTCGACCGTGATGCCGCGGCGGGACGCGATGTCGAACATGTTGAGCACGAGGATCATCGGCCGCCCGGTGCGCTTCAGCTCGAGCAGCAGGCGGATGGTCAGGCGCAGATTGGTGGAATCGGCGACGCACAGCACGAGGTCGGGCACGGTCTCGCCGGAGGCCTTGCCGAGCACGAAGTCGCGGGTGATCTCCTCGTCCGGGCTGCGGCCGCGCAGCGAATAGGTGCCGGGCAGGTCGACCACGGAGACCTGGCGGCCGAGCGGGGTGACGAAGAAGCCCTCCTTGCGCTCGACGGTGACGCCCGGATAGTTCGCGACCTTCTGCCGGCTGCCGGTCAGGGCATTGAACAGCGAGGTCTTGCCGCTGTTGGGAGTGCCGACCAGGGCGAGATGCAGCAGGGGTGCTTCCATGGGATCAAGGGCCTGGGGCAGTTATCCGGTCGCTGACTAGGCGACGATGATGGCCATGGCTTCGCGCCGGCGGACCGCGATCGTGATGCTGTCGACCCTGACCGCGATCGGGTCGCGCCCGACCAGCCCTTCGTGCAGCACCTCGACCCGGGCGCCCTCGACGAAGCCAAGCTCGATCAGGCGGCTTTCGAGCTCGATGTCCGAAAGCGCAGAGCCCGTATCCTTGGTGGAAAGGTGCTGGATGACGCCGGTATAGCCGCGCAGGGCCAGACCCAGCGGCATATGCGGGCGCGTATCATCATGGTCGGTCATGCCCTGTATTTTCAACGCAGGGCATTGAGGTCAAGCGCCCTCGGCGGCCGAAACTGCACCTTAGAGTGATTTTAAAGTGCAGACGCCGGAGTCGCGCCGGAAACACGCCCGGCGGCTACTGCGCCGGGACCTTGTCCGGCTGGGCGGCCATGGCCCGGCTCTTGAAGTAGTCGAGCACGAACAGGCGGATCGCCGAGGACAGATTGCCCTGCTGGCGGTTGCCGTCGATCTCGCCGACGAGCTCGGACAGCGTCATGTTACGCAGGCCCGAGATCTCCTTCATGCCGTTCCAGAACGCCTCTTCCAGGCTGACGCTGGTCTTGTGGCCGGCGACGACGATCGATCGCTTCACGACGGGCGACTTCATGGCTGCTCCTCGCGATCGATCTGATGCTGGTCCAGGTGCGCCTTCGCCTTGTCCGCGCGCGTCTCCTCCGCCGACCGCTCCGCCTTGGTGCGGCCGAACTTCGTCCGGTTGGCGTCCGCCTGCTTCGCCGAGGCTTCCCGTTCGGCGCGCTTCCTGAAACGATTCAGGTTGATGACGTTCCCCATGCCGCGTCTCCATCATCCGATCCTCGGCAGGTAGGATGAAATATTCAGGGGGCGGCATTGCGCCCCAAAAGACTTGATGGTCATTCGCTCGTCCTCGTCAATCGGCCCTTCGGGCCATCAAACGATGAATTTCGCCCCGTCAGGGCGGTGGGGCTTGCGTAACACGCCGCCCCCCCGGAACATTGACGGTAATCAAATCCCGCCCCCAAAACCGCATATTTCTGAACGTCTGGCGTCCGTATCATTACGGATGACTATCGGAATTCGGAAATTTAGCCCGGGCTGGTCATCTTTTCCGGGCGCACCAGGCGGTCGAATTCGTCGGCCGAGACGAAACCGAGCCGCAGCGCCTCCTCCTTCAGCGTGGTGCCGTTGGCATGGGCGGTTTTGGCCACTTTGGCGGCGTTGTCGTAGCCGATCTTCGGGGCCAGCGCCGTCACCAGCATCAGCGAGCGCTCCATCAGCTCCCTGATGCGCTTTTCGTCGGCGCGGATGCCGCTGACGCAATGCTCGGTGAAGGAGCGCGCGGCATCCGCCATCAGGCGGATCGAGTGCAGCATGTTGTAGGCCAGCACCGGCTTGTAGACGTTGAGCTCGAAATGGCCCTGGCTGCCGGCGACCGTGATCGCGGTGTGATTGCCGAACACCTGGCAGCACACCATGGTCATCGCCTCGCACTGCGTCGGATTGACCTTGCCCGGCATGATCGAGGAGCCCGGCTCGTTCTCCGGCAAGATCAGCTCGCCGAGCCCCGAGCGCGGACCCGATCCGAGCAGGCGGATGTCGTTGGCGATCTTGAACAGGCCGGTCGCGACCGAGTTGATGGCGCCGTGCGCCAGCACATAGGCATCGTTCGAGGCCAGCGCCTCGAATTTGTTGGCGGCGCTGGTGAAGGGAAGCTTCGTAATCCCGGCGACATGCTTTGCGAACAGCTTGGCAAAGCGCGGCTTCGAGTTGAGGCCGGTGCCGACCGCGGTGCCGCCCTGCGCCAGCGGATAGAGATCCTTCACCGCGACCTTGAGCCGGGCGATGCCGCTTTCGACCTGCGCGGCATAGCCGGAGAATTCCTGGCCGAGCGTCAGCGGCGTCGCATCCTGAGTGTGGGTGCGGCCGATCTTCACGATCTTGGAAAATTCCTTCTCCTTCTTGCGCAGCGCGCGGAGCAGCTCGCCGAGGGCGGGGACGAGATCGACGTTGATGCGGCTTGCGGCCGCGATGTGCATCGCGGTCGGGAAGGAGTCGTTCGACGACTGGCTCATGTTGACGTGGTCGTTGGGATGCACCGGCTTCTTGGCGCCGAGCTCGCCTCCGAGCAGCTCATTGGCGCGGTTGGCGATCACCTCGTTGAGGTTCATGTTGCTCTGCGTGCCCGAGCCGGTCTGCCACACGACAAGCGGGAAATGGTCGTCCAGTCTGCCCTCGATCACCTCGCGCGCGGCGCGGATGATGGCATTGGCGCGGCGCTGGTCGAGCAGACCGAGCTCGAGGTTGGACTGCGCGGCAGCGAGCTTGACCATGCCGAGCGCATGCACGAGCGAGATCGGCATGCGATCGGTGCCGATGCGGAAATTCTGCCGCGACCGCTCGGTCTGCGCCCCCCAATAGCGATCGGCGGGCACTTCGATGGGACCGAAGCTGTCGGTCTCGATGCGAGTTGCGGGGCGGGCGGTCTTCGAGCGGGCAGCTTTGGCCATGAGCACATCCATTCTGCCGCGCGAAACGCCGCGCGGCCTCTTCATGTGCTCTTCTATACAGGCAGTTTGACCAGGCGCGATGGCTCCGCGCGACAGCCTAGATCATTTCTTGCGGAAACGATCGAGCCGCACGACCTCGGCGCCGCCCTGGTTCGGCGGGGTCGGCTCTTCCGCGGTCTCCGCCTTCTCGGCGGCGGGCGCCGGCACGGCGACAGCCGACGGGGCAGGCGCTGCCGGCAAATTCTCCGGCGCCACCTCGGCGATGTCGGACGTATCGAACTGGAGGCCGAATTTCACGGACGGATCGAGGAAGCTCTTGATGGCGCTGAACGGCACCACCAGCCGCTCCGGAATGCCGCCGAAGGACAGGCCGACCTCGAAGCGGTCTTCGAGCACGGTCAGGTCCCAGAACTGGTGCTGGAGGATGATCGTCATCTCTTCCGGATATTGCGCCAGCAGCCGCGACGACAGTTTCACGCCCTCGGCCTTCGATACGAAGGTGATGAAGAAATGGTGCTCGCCCGGCAAGCCATGGGATGCGGCGTCGGTCAGCACCTTCCGCAGCACGCCGCGCAGCGCGTCGCGGGCCAGCACATCGTATCGGATATGATCGGTCGCCATGGTGGTCCTGTTGCATCCCCCAAGCCGGACCCTGCCGGTCCGACTCGCCAAGCCGCAATAGTACCGCGCCTGATGGGTCAGCAGGAGTCCCCGCCGGGAAGAAATGAAATGTAAGTGGAGGCTTCTGTTGCCAGGTGCCTCCGAACCCCGCCTAGCGGAGCTTAACCCGCTAGGACTTTAAAGTGGTCTTTCAAACTGCGTTACGCAGCCTGAGCAACCGGAGCAAAGTTGTCGTTGGCAACTATTGCAGTAGCCCGATAACGGCGGAACAATACCGGGAAAAAGTACGCCCTTTACGCCCTCGTCGATCCTATTTCGCCCCCGCCAAAGCCCGCTTTCAGGGCCTGCCCGATGTGGGCTTTGGTGGAGGCGCCGGGTACCGCCCCCGGGTCCGAATGGTTTATTGCGACGACCGTTTATTTCCATAGCCGGCGAACCGGCGCCCCCAATATAGGGGGCAAAGGTTTCAAAAAACAGAGGTTTCGAGCGGCCACGTGCGGTTCCCTTTGGATAGGTTCCGGATGGCGGCTGATCCGATCTTGGCCGCGCCGCGGCCTCGGTTCTAAGCTCCTGACATGTCCGCCGATTCAGCACCGGTCGCCCAAGAGCCGGACCATCCGACCAGCGCTGCCGCCCCGCCCAGCCTGACCGCGCTCTTTGTGGCCTTTGCCCGGATGTCGCTGGCCGGTTTCGGCGGGGTCCTGGTGTTTGCGCGCCGGGCGATCGTCGAGCAGCACCGCTGGATGACGGCGGACGAGTTCAACGAGACCTTTGCGCTCTGCCATTTCCTGCCCGGCCCCAACATCGTCAATCTGTCGATGGTCTTTGGCGCGCGGCTGCGCGGGATCGCCGGAGGTGTCGCCGCCTTTACCGGGCTGCTGCTGCCGCCGACGCTGATCATGACCGTGCTCGCGATCGCCTACGCCCGGTTCGGCGACCTCGAGGTGCTGCGTCGTATCCTCGCAGGCATCTCCTGCGCCGCGGTCGGCCTCCTGATCGCCGTGGTCTTCCGCATGATGACGCCGCTCCTGAAGCGGATGGAGGCGATCGCGCTGATCCTGATGCTCGGTGTCTTCCTCGCCATCGGCGTGCTCCGCCTGCCGCTTCAGGCCGTGCTACTGGTCGCGATCCCCGTGAGCATCGGCGCGACCTTCCTCCTGCGGCGGAAGGTAGCAGCATGAACGCCGAGAACCCGGTCTGGGCGCTGATCTCGACCTTCGGTCTGATGTCGCTGTTCGCGGTCGGCGGCGCCGCCGCGGCGGTGCCCGAGATGCACCGCATCGCGGTCGACGTGCATCATTGGATGACCGACAAGCAGTTCGCCGATGCCTATGCGATCGCACAACTCTCGCCGGGTCCGAACGTGCTTATCGTGACGTTAATCGGCTATGCCGTCGCCGGCATCCCCGGTGCGCTCGCGGCGACGCTGGCGATGTGCCTGCCGACCGCGTTGGTTGCCTATTATGTCAGCCGTTTCCTGAATCGGCCCAGCCAGTCGCGCTGGCCGGCCCTGATCCAGGCTGCACTGGTTCCGCTTTCGATCGGATTGATGGCGGCGAGTGCCCTGATCCTGGCCCAGTCGACCGACCGGACGATTGCTGCAGTGCTTCTGACCGCGATGGTTGCGGTGATCGCATCGGTCTCGCGCATCAATCCCCTCTGGCTTCTGCTCGCCGGCGGCCTGTTGGGTTTTGCTGGCATTGTGTGATGAAAATCGCTAGGCAGTGCTGCGGCCCGGGGATCCCTTTCCAGCCGATTTAGAACAACAGTGCTCGTGACTTACGGGTCGCGGAGGAGACATGCATGGCCGAGACGATGGGCCACTCAGCGACAGCCACCCGAAACACCAAGGTGGTGATCGGTTTCTGCCTGCTGGCGATAGCGCCGCAGATCTTCGAATTCATCTGGTCGATCGGGACCATCTTCGGCTGGGGTACCGGACGCGGCCCGGCCACCGTGCTGATCAGCCACGTTACCGCGCTGGTCGCCGGTGCTCCCGCGGCCCTGATCGGAGCGGCCGGCGGTGAGACCAAGAAGGCGTCCTCCGATGTGCTGCTGGCGCTGATCTATTCCTATCCGATCCTTGCGGTGGCGATCGTCACGCTGTTCATGACCATCCGGTCGGCACAGGATTATGTCGGCGGCGTTATTCTGATGGCGGTCGCGCTGTTCGCGTTGTGGGCGTCGAGCGATCTGCAGGGCATGCGCGGCTTCTCCTTCGGCGCGGGCACCGCGCCGCGAATGTTCGGCGGGCTTCTGGTCGCCCTGTCCGCCGCCATCGCCCTGACCGGCCTTCTGGCCGACGGGCCGTCGATGGCGCATTATTCCTGGCGCGGGCCGCTGTTCGTGATGGTTGCGATCCTGTTCTTCGCGCTGGCGATCCGGCCGCTCGGGCTCGTCGTCACCGCGTTCGTGAGCTTCATGATCGCGGCGACAGGGTCGCATGAGACGCGCTGGCTGGAGGCGGCCATCGTCGGCGCCTGTCTGACGCTCGGCTGCGCGATCCTGTTCCCTTACGTGCTCGGGCTTCCGATGCCGATGTTTCCGCGTTTCCTGATCCAGTGAGGGTGTGATGGATATTTTTGCCAATCTCGCTCACGGCTTTGTCGTCGCGCTCTCTCCCATCAACCTGCTGATGTGCCTGATCGGTGCCCTCGTCGGCACGCTGGTCGGCGTTCTCCCTGGTATCGGCACCATTGCGACGGTCGCAATGCTGCTGCCGATCACCTTCGGCCTGCCGCCGGTCGGCGCGCTGATCATGCTCGCCGGCATCTATTACGGCGCGCAATATGGCGGCTCGACCACGTCGATCCTAGTCAATATTCCCGGTGAGGCGACATCGGTCGTCACAGCCATCGACGGTCACCAGATGGCCAAGCAGGGCCGTGCCGGCCCGGCGCTGGCGATCGCGGCGATCGGCTCGTTCTTCGCCGGCTGCGTTGCGACCGTCCTGATCGCCGTCCTCGGCGCGCCACTCACGAAACTCGCGCTGGCGTTCGGTCCGGCCGAATATTTCTCGCTGATGTGCCTCGGCCTGATCTTCGCGGTGGTGCTGGCCAAGGGATCGGTGCTGAAGGCGATCGCGATGATCGTGTTCGGCCTCCTGCTCTCGATGGTCGGCTCGGACATCGAGACCGGCGCCTCGCGCATGGCCTTCAACATTCCCGAGCTCGCCGACGGTCTCGGCTTTGCGACGGTGGCGATGGGTGTGTTCGGCTTTGCCGAGATCATCCGCAATCTCGACGCCGGCGCCGAGATGAACCGCGATCTCGTGCAGCAGAAGATCACCGGCCTGATGCCGACCAAGAAGGATCTGATCGACTCGACGCCGCCGATCCTGCGCGGCACCGTGCTCGGCTCGATCCTCGGCATTCTGCCGGGCGGCGGCGCCGTCATCGCCTCGTTTGCGGCCTATACGCTCGAGAAGAAGCTCGCGAAGGATCCGAAGCGGTTCGGCCGCGGCGCGATCGAAGGCGTGGCGGCGCCGGAAAGCGCCAACAACGCCGCAGCGCAGACCTCCTTCATCCCGCTGCTCACCCTCGGCATCCCGCCGAACGCGGTGATGGCGCTGATGGTAGGCGCGATGACCATCCACGGCATCGTGCCGGGTCCGCAGGTGATGCAGAAGCAGCCCGACCTCGTCTGGGGCATGATCGCCTCGATGTGGATCGGCAACCTGATGCTGATCATCATCAACCTGCCGCTCGTGGGCATCTGGGTCCGCCTGCTGCGCGTGCCTTACCGGCTGATGTTCCCCTCGATCGTGATCTTCTGTGCGATCGGCATCTACTCGGTGAACAACGCGCCCGTCGACGTCATCCTCGCCGGCGTGTTCGGGCTCGTCGGCTACTGGCTAATCAAGCACGATTTCGAGCCGGCTCCGCTGCTGCTCGGCATGGTGCTCGGACCGCTGATGGAGGAGAACCTGCGTCGTGCGCTGCTGATCTCGCGCGGCGACTGGAGCGTCTTCCTGACGCGGCCGTTGTCGGCGGTGCTGCTGGCGATCTCGCTGGGCCTGCTGGTGCTCACGGTGTTGCCGACACTGCGTGCCAAGCGCGACGAGGTGTTCACCGAATCCGAGAACTAGCCGCGGCGCCCTGCGTTCGCGCGGCGCGGCCTGCGTCCGCACGCCGCATTCGGAAGTCGAATCGACGTGTGTGATGTCTTCGTGACATGAAAATGCCGGCCCTTGTGGCCGGCATTTTTGTTTGTGTCCCGGGGAAAACGATATGACCTCTCTTCGCGCGCTTGCTACGGGCGCATGTGCTGCTGCGCTCGCATCGCTGTGCGCCTTTGTTGCACCTGCGAAGGCGCAAAACTATCCGACGCGCAGCATCACCATGATCGTGCCGTTCGCCGCGGGCGGGCCGACCGATGTCATCTCGCGCATCGTCACCGCACATATGGCGCAGACGCTTGGCCAGAGCATCATCATCGAGAACGTGGTCGGCGCCGGCGGCACGACCGCGACCACGCGTGCGGCGCGTGCCGCCAATGACGGCTATACGCTCATCACCGGGCATATGGGTACGCACGCGGCGTCCGTGCCGCTCTATCCGAAGCTCGCCTATCATCCCGAGAAGGATTTCGAGCCGATCGCGCTGCTCGCGGGCACACCGATCCTGATCCTCGCGCGCAAGGACTTTCCGCCGAAGGACCTGAAGGAGTTCGTGGCTTACGTGAAGGCCAATGCCGAGAAGATGAACGCGGCGCATGCCGGCGTCGGCTCGGTCTCGCACGTCTCCTGCGAGCTGCTGCACTCCATCCTCGACGTCAAGCCGGTCGGCGTGCCCTTCAACGGCACTGGCCCGGCGATGAATGCGCTGGTGGCGGGGCAGGTCGATTACATGTGCGACCAGATCGTCAATGCCGTGCCGCAGATCAACGCCGGCACCATCAAGGCCTATGCGATCGCAACGCCGGAGCGCAATCCGTCGCTGCCGAACGTGCCGACCACGACGGAAGCGGGCCTGCCCAACTTCCAGGCCCAGGCCTGGAACGCGATGTTCGCGCCCAAGGGAACTTCGCCCGCGATCATTGCGAGCCTGAACGCTGCCGCCATCAAGGCGCTCGACGACGAGACCGTGAAGAAGCGCCTGCTCGAGCTCGGCAGCGTCATCCCGGCGCCCAAGGACCGGACGCCAGAGGCCCTGGCGACCCTCGTCAAGAACGAGATCGCGAAATGGACCCCGGTGCTCAAGCCGGCAACTTAACCAGCACTTTCAAGCCGATAGGCGAGGGGCGGGACGCAAGTTCCGCCCCTTGTCGTTTGCCGCGGGAACGCTCACCTTTTCCCTGTATAATCTGTGGGAGCAGCGAATCGCTGCTGTCGCAGCGCGGGGGCGGCCGTTAAGTTCGCCGCCTCCCAAAGGCTCAGTCGCACATGCACCAATATCAGGACCTGCTCGAGCGGATTCTTTCAGACGGCGCCGAGAAGACCGACCGGACCGGCACCGGCACGTTGTCGGTGTTCGGCCATCAGATGCGTTTCAATCTGTCTGCCGGCTTCCCGATGCTGACCACCAAGCGGCTGCCGCTGAAGGCGATCGTGCACGAGCTGTTGTGGTTCCTGAAGGGCGACACCAACATCAAATATCTGCGCGACAACGGCGTCACCATCTGGGACGAGTGGGCGGACGCCAATGGCGATCTCGGCCCGGTCTACGGCCATCAGTGGCGCTCCTGGCCCACGGCCGACGGGCGCAGCATCGATCAGATCGCCAATGTCATCGACATGATCAAGCGCACCCCGGACTCCCGCCGGCTGATCGTCACCGCCTGGAATCCGGCCGACGTCGAGAAGATGGCGCTGCCGCCCTGCCATCTGCTGTTCCAGTTCTACGTCGCGAACGGCAAGCTGTCGTGCCAGCTCTATCAGCGCTCGGCCGACGTCTTCCTCGGCGTGCCCTTCAACATCGCCTCCTATGCGCTGCTCACCATGATGGTCGCGCAGGTCACCGGTCTGAAGCCCGGCGACTTCGTGCACTCGCTCGGCGACACCCATCTTTATTCCAACCATCTGGAGCAGGCGCGGCTTCAGCTCACGCGCGCACCGCGCGCGCTGCCGGTGATGCGCATCAATCCTGATGTGAAGGACATCTTCTCCTTCCGTTACGAGGATTTCGAGCTCGTCGGCTATGATCCGCATCCGCACATCAAGGCGGAAGTCGCGGTCTAGATGTCACTGAATATTCGCCGCGCGCGCCCGGGCGAAGCCGGTCTCGTTCTCTCTTTCATCCGCGAGCTCGCCGAATACGAAAAGCTGTCCCACGAGGTCGAGGCAACCGAGGCTGACATCGCGGAGGCGCTGTTCGGCGAGAGGCCGCAGCTCTATTGCGCGATCGCGGAGTGGAACGGCGAGCCGGTCGGCTTTGCGGTCTGGTTTGCAAACTTCTCCACATTCAGCGGCCGCCACGGCATCTATCTCGAAGATCTCTACGTGCGGCCGTCGCATCGGGGCAGGGGCCTCG is a genomic window of Bradyrhizobium sp. CB1717 containing:
- a CDS encoding DUF4169 family protein, with the translated sequence MGNVINLNRFRKRAEREASAKQADANRTKFGRTKAERSAEETRADKAKAHLDQHQIDREEQP
- a CDS encoding chromate transporter, which translates into the protein MNAENPVWALISTFGLMSLFAVGGAAAAVPEMHRIAVDVHHWMTDKQFADAYAIAQLSPGPNVLIVTLIGYAVAGIPGALAATLAMCLPTALVAYYVSRFLNRPSQSRWPALIQAALVPLSIGLMAASALILAQSTDRTIAAVLLTAMVAVIASVSRINPLWLLLAGGLLGFAGIV
- a CDS encoding chromate transporter — encoded protein: MSADSAPVAQEPDHPTSAAAPPSLTALFVAFARMSLAGFGGVLVFARRAIVEQHRWMTADEFNETFALCHFLPGPNIVNLSMVFGARLRGIAGGVAAFTGLLLPPTLIMTVLAIAYARFGDLEVLRRILAGISCAAVGLLIAVVFRMMTPLLKRMEAIALILMLGVFLAIGVLRLPLQAVLLVAIPVSIGATFLLRRKVAA
- a CDS encoding ribbon-helix-helix domain-containing protein, whose protein sequence is MKSPVVKRSIVVAGHKTSVSLEEAFWNGMKEISGLRNMTLSELVGEIDGNRQQGNLSSAIRLFVLDYFKSRAMAAQPDKVPAQ
- a CDS encoding tripartite tricarboxylate transporter substrate binding protein BugD, with protein sequence MTSLRALATGACAAALASLCAFVAPAKAQNYPTRSITMIVPFAAGGPTDVISRIVTAHMAQTLGQSIIIENVVGAGGTTATTRAARAANDGYTLITGHMGTHAASVPLYPKLAYHPEKDFEPIALLAGTPILILARKDFPPKDLKEFVAYVKANAEKMNAAHAGVGSVSHVSCELLHSILDVKPVGVPFNGTGPAMNALVAGQVDYMCDQIVNAVPQINAGTIKAYAIATPERNPSLPNVPTTTEAGLPNFQAQAWNAMFAPKGTSPAIIASLNAAAIKALDDETVKKRLLELGSVIPAPKDRTPEALATLVKNEIAKWTPVLKPAT
- the fumC gene encoding class II fumarate hydratase; this translates as MDVLMAKAARSKTARPATRIETDSFGPIEVPADRYWGAQTERSRQNFRIGTDRMPISLVHALGMVKLAAAQSNLELGLLDQRRANAIIRAAREVIEGRLDDHFPLVVWQTGSGTQSNMNLNEVIANRANELLGGELGAKKPVHPNDHVNMSQSSNDSFPTAMHIAAASRINVDLVPALGELLRALRKKEKEFSKIVKIGRTHTQDATPLTLGQEFSGYAAQVESGIARLKVAVKDLYPLAQGGTAVGTGLNSKPRFAKLFAKHVAGITKLPFTSAANKFEALASNDAYVLAHGAINSVATGLFKIANDIRLLGSGPRSGLGELILPENEPGSSIMPGKVNPTQCEAMTMVCCQVFGNHTAITVAGSQGHFELNVYKPVLAYNMLHSIRLMADAARSFTEHCVSGIRADEKRIRELMERSLMLVTALAPKIGYDNAAKVAKTAHANGTTLKEEALRLGFVSADEFDRLVRPEKMTSPG
- a CDS encoding FeoA family protein; this encodes MTDHDDTRPHMPLGLALRGYTGVIQHLSTKDTGSALSDIELESRLIELGFVEGARVEVLHEGLVGRDPIAVRVDSITIAVRRREAMAIIVA
- a CDS encoding ClpXP protease specificity-enhancing factor SspB, with product MATDHIRYDVLARDALRGVLRKVLTDAASHGLPGEHHFFITFVSKAEGVKLSSRLLAQYPEEMTIILQHQFWDLTVLEDRFEVGLSFGGIPERLVVPFSAIKSFLDPSVKFGLQFDTSDIAEVAPENLPAAPAPSAVAVPAPAAEKAETAEEPTPPNQGGAEVVRLDRFRKK
- a CDS encoding ferrous iron transporter B, giving the protein MEAPLLHLALVGTPNSGKTSLFNALTGSRQKVANYPGVTVERKEGFFVTPLGRQVSVVDLPGTYSLRGRSPDEEITRDFVLGKASGETVPDLVLCVADSTNLRLTIRLLLELKRTGRPMILVLNMFDIASRRGITVDVERLAKELGVPVVTSIAVRKGGTADLLTLTDEISAKLASEPQENSWRALSVSELRATQREADRIIADCVSLPAKPDTWTARIDAVVLHPVGGLIVLALILFVMFQAVFAWAQPAMDLLKSGFDALGELVKATLPDGLLQSFLQDGVISGVGSVIVFLPQIILIFLFILLLEDFGYMARAAFLMDRIMGGAGLHGRAFIPLLSSFACAIPGIMATRVIDNKRDRLTTILIAPLMTCSARIPVYTLIISAFIPARDVWGFINLQGLVMFGLYTTGIVSALAVSFVIKFFMIRDYAPAPFMLELPDYKMPRLKSIAIGIYTRAKMFLQRAGTTIFSMMVLIWFLASFPQPPAGSTEPAIDFSLAAIIGKALEPLLAPVGFNWQIAVALIPGMAAREVAVAALGTVYAIEGGKEAAEQIGQVLATKWSLATALSMLAWYIFAPQCASTLAVIRRETGSWGWMAVTFTYMLVLAYAASLVTYNFAVALGAG
- a CDS encoding tripartite tricarboxylate transporter permease, with the protein product MDIFANLAHGFVVALSPINLLMCLIGALVGTLVGVLPGIGTIATVAMLLPITFGLPPVGALIMLAGIYYGAQYGGSTTSILVNIPGEATSVVTAIDGHQMAKQGRAGPALAIAAIGSFFAGCVATVLIAVLGAPLTKLALAFGPAEYFSLMCLGLIFAVVLAKGSVLKAIAMIVFGLLLSMVGSDIETGASRMAFNIPELADGLGFATVAMGVFGFAEIIRNLDAGAEMNRDLVQQKITGLMPTKKDLIDSTPPILRGTVLGSILGILPGGGAVIASFAAYTLEKKLAKDPKRFGRGAIEGVAAPESANNAAAQTSFIPLLTLGIPPNAVMALMVGAMTIHGIVPGPQVMQKQPDLVWGMIASMWIGNLMLIIINLPLVGIWVRLLRVPYRLMFPSIVIFCAIGIYSVNNAPVDVILAGVFGLVGYWLIKHDFEPAPLLLGMVLGPLMEENLRRALLISRGDWSVFLTRPLSAVLLAISLGLLVLTVLPTLRAKRDEVFTESEN
- a CDS encoding tripartite tricarboxylate transporter TctB family protein, encoding MAETMGHSATATRNTKVVIGFCLLAIAPQIFEFIWSIGTIFGWGTGRGPATVLISHVTALVAGAPAALIGAAGGETKKASSDVLLALIYSYPILAVAIVTLFMTIRSAQDYVGGVILMAVALFALWASSDLQGMRGFSFGAGTAPRMFGGLLVALSAAIALTGLLADGPSMAHYSWRGPLFVMVAILFFALAIRPLGLVVTAFVSFMIAATGSHETRWLEAAIVGACLTLGCAILFPYVLGLPMPMFPRFLIQ
- a CDS encoding thymidylate synthase, translating into MHQYQDLLERILSDGAEKTDRTGTGTLSVFGHQMRFNLSAGFPMLTTKRLPLKAIVHELLWFLKGDTNIKYLRDNGVTIWDEWADANGDLGPVYGHQWRSWPTADGRSIDQIANVIDMIKRTPDSRRLIVTAWNPADVEKMALPPCHLLFQFYVANGKLSCQLYQRSADVFLGVPFNIASYALLTMMVAQVTGLKPGDFVHSLGDTHLYSNHLEQARLQLTRAPRALPVMRINPDVKDIFSFRYEDFELVGYDPHPHIKAEVAV